The DNA window GACCTCGGAGGCCGCCTCGCGCGGGTGGGTCCACTGAACTTCCTTGCTCGGCGTGAGGAAGCTGGAGACCATCACCCCCTTGAGCGGCTTGGGCGGATAGGTCTGGGGGACGCCGAAAACGAGCGAGTTCAGGCGTTGCCGGGAAAGGTAGTTCCAGACCGTTTTCGCCTTCACGTACTTGGCGTTGGCGAAGAACAGATCCTTGTAATCGTAGCTCGCCCGATTCCGGAAACCGTAGAAACCGAGCTGGCCCGGATCCTGCGAGGTCATCATCGAGGTCCAGGCGGGCACGGTGATGGGCGGGATGGTGGAGCGCAGCTTGCCGTACACGCCGTCGTCCATCAACGAGCGCAGGTTCGGCAAATCGTCCCGCCAACGTTCGAACACGAGCTGGGGCGCCGCGCAGTCCAAACCGATCATGGCCAAACGACTCATGCGTTCTGCTCCTTGTCGCGATTCTGGTAGTGGTTCATCAGGATCTCGGCGACTTCGGGACGGGTGAACTCCACCGGCGGCCTCTCGCCGCGGCCGAGCATCTCCCGCACTTTCGTGCCGCTCAGGAAGACGTGGTCTTCGCTGCCGTGGGGGCAGGTCTTGGACGACGCCATGTTACCGCACTTTTTGCAGAAGAAGGCGTGGTCGAAGAACATCGGGGTGATGTCGATCTCGTAGCGATCGAAATCCCGGAAGATGTAATGGGCGTCGTACGTTCCATAGAAGGAGCCCACCCCGGCGTGGTCCCGGCCGACGATGAAATGGGAGCAGCCGTAGTTCTTGCGGACCAAGGCGTGGAAGACCGCTTCCCTCGGACCGGCGTAACGCATCGCCGCCGGGAAGATGGAAAGGGCGGTCCGGGTGGAGGGGTAGTAGTTCTCGAAGAGCGCCTGGTAGCAATCCATGCGCACCTCCGCCGGAATGTCCTCGCTGCGCGTCGCGCCGACGAGGGGGTGGACCAAGAGGCCGTCCACGATCTCGAGGGCGCATTTCTGTAGATATTCGTGGGCGCGGTGGATCGGGTTCCGCGTCTGGAAGGCGACCACCGTCTCCCAACCTTTCGCCTTGAAGAGCACCCGCGTCTCGATCGGATCGAGGCGGAAATTTTCGAAGCGTTTATGCTTGGGCCGCTGAAGCAGGGTGATCGGCCCTCCGAGGTAGGTGTCCGTGATCGACTGGAGGTACTGCACGCCGGGATGCGACTCATCGCTCGTGAGGAGGATCTTCTCCGCCTCCTGTAGTTTGTCGACGCGGTACTTCTCCTCCAGGTCGAGGACGCCGAGCACCTCGCCCCCCGTGCCGACGAGGGCGATCTTCTCCCCCTCCCGGTATGCGTCGCCGTCCCCCTCTTTCACCGCTAAAACCACCGGGATGGTCCAGGGGAGACCCTTCGCGAATCGTTTCAGGTCGAGCACGGAGATGTAGTCTTCGCGGGTCATGAAACCCTCGAGGGGGCTCATCGCCCCGATGGCGATCATCTCCAGGTCCGAGACCTCCCGTTCGTTCAGCTGGATTCGCGGAAGGGAACCGACCTTCTCCAGGAGGGACTCCCGTTCTTTCCCCTCGGCGATCCGATTGACCAATCTGCCTCCGTGCGCGCGTATCTGTGCCATATCCTCGTTCCTCGATTGTCCGGGGGGCTAATCCAAATAACCCAGGTTCTTGAGTTTTCTGCGGATGCTGCGCAACTCCTCCGGGGAGAATTCCTCCGGTTCTTCAAACACTCCCTTCTCTCCCAAAAGGTCCCGCAGCACGAAAACGATGAAGTCCGTCGGCGAACTGAAACCCGATCCCTGCACCACCTGGCTGACCCTGCGGTAAAGCGGACGCGGAATCTTAATGGTGACTCGGTTCTCTTTCATTCCCCTCTGGCTCCAATCGTATACCTAATCACACTCCAAAGAGAGCCTGATGATAGCCCAACCGCGGGAAAAAGTCAACCGGACACAAGGAGGAAGTCAATCTTTAATTCCTTGTCTTACAATACATTATCACATTCTATCTTGTGCCGGGGGTCTCGGTCGCCCCGGAAAGTGAGGACGGGGCGGGAGGATCCGCATCGGGCGGCCGGACCCACACCTCGACGGGAGTGGGGCCGTCGATCCGCAGGGTCTGCGCCCAGGTCGACCGGATCAACGCTTCGAGGCCGGGGGCGCGGAAATAGGTCTTCTCGGTCTGCCCGTCGATCACCACCACCGCGGGAGGTTTCCTGCGGAAGATCTCGAACACCTCGAGGTGCCGCTCATTGTACGGTTCCTGGCTCTGCAGGGAGAGGGGATGATCGATGCCGTGGAAGGGACGCCTGTCGGCGAGATACTCCCAGATCACCGCGCCGGAGAGAACCGTCTCGCCCCAGTCGGAATGATCCGCCACTTCCCGCCCGACCCGCTCGACCACGGCCGGAGACCACTCGGCGTGGAACCGGACGCCTCCTCTGTTCCGCGCATAGACCGCCGAGTAAACCAGTCCGAAGAGGGCGAGGGCGAGGAGCAGCCGAGCGCCCACCCGCCGGACATCGAGGGTGCGCGCGACGATCCATGCGCCGCCGAGGAAGAGGAGACCGGTAAGAAGCCCCGCGTACGGCCCGATTCGGAGCGCCCCATCCGGCGGGCGACGAAGGAGAAAGAAGAGAAAGAGGATGAACGCGGCGCCCGCCGCCGCGGCCGCCCACCGACCCCGGCCGAGATCGCCGCGGATCGAGAGAAAGAAGAAACCGACCGCCGACGCGAGGGCGAGGGTGTAGTCCTCGATCCAAAAGGGGAGGACTTCTCCTTGGATCAAGAGCGCGCCGGTTACCGACGCGGCGGCGAAGACGACCGCCGACGTGGGCGGAGGCGCCTCGCGGAAGGCGCGCGAGACCCCGATCGCCCCCAAGACGGCGAGAGGCGGCTCGAACTCACGGAAGTAACCGGGGTAGAAACCGCGAACCAGGAACCAATACAGATAGAAGAGGGCGACGGTGAAGAGCCAGAGAGCGGCGACACGAACCACGCGGCGCACACCCCCCTCTTCCCCTTCTCCTTCTCCTTCCCCGACGGGCCGGACCCCTCGGACCGCTCCGGCGACTCCGGCCAGGATCGGCAGGAGAAGGAAACGGAATCCGACGACGAGATATTCCACGCTCGGCGGGCGGGAATGTCCGGAACGGATCCCCGAGAGACCCGCGGCGTACGCGGGTGCGGACACCGCCTCGCTCGCGGCGGTGAAAACCCCCCGCGCCGCCTCCATCGGCATGGCGAGAGGGTTCAGTCGGGACCACCACCACTCGGCCGGGCTCATGAAGCGCAGATAGAAGAGCGCGACAAGCGCGGTGAGCGTCGCGAAGCCCCCGAGGAGGGGGAACAGCTCGCGGAGAAGACCCCGCTTCCCCCCATAGAGGAGAGAGAAGAGCGCCAGCGCGAGAAGCGCCGCCAGCGCCGATTCCCGAACATAAAACGCGCAACCGATGGAAAGGCCGGCGGCGAAGAACAAGAGCGGCCCGCCCCGTATCGCCGCCGCCACGGCGAGAAGGGAGAAAACCATCACCAGCGGTTGGGTCTGCACCACCGTCGCGTAATGGATGGTGAGCGGCGAGAAGAGGAGGAGGATCGCTCCGAGCGTTCCCGTTCCTTCGCCACCCGCCCGACCGGCGATCCGATACACCAGCGCGCCCGCCAGCAGCGTCGCCAAAAGAGGGACGATCCTTCCTGCGAAAAGGGTATGACCGAAAACGGCTTGGGAGGCGGCGAGGATGTAACAGTAAAGCGGCATCCGGGCGGCGTAATCCACGACGGGAACATGGTCGAGCAGGATGCGCCGGCCGTCCATCAGATGGGCTCCTTCGTCCGGCGTGATCCACCGGACGCCGAGCAACCATCCGTATAGAATCGCTGCGATCGCCAACACGAGGAAGAAAGGCGCTCGCTTCATCCCGTCCTCCGCAAGACCGAAAATCCTACCCGTCGATCCGATCGCCACGGGAAAGCCCCCCGGCACCGGCCGTCCTCTCGACGTATCGGACGAGGAGGGGCCCTCGATGAGCACGGCAGCAGCATACACCGTGACCGCCATGCGCACGAGGGGAAGAGCGCCTCCCTCCGGGGGGACGCCGCGCGGCACTCCACGGTGGACATCCCGGCGCGAACGGGGCACATTGCAAGTGGAGGGGGGGCGCGGCGCGGCGAATCGTTCACCGCAACTTCCCTTTTAACAACACCTTGAGAATACACGGAAGGCTCAATCCCAATCCGGTTTCTGCCGATCCTTA is part of the Candidatus Eisenbacteria bacterium genome and encodes:
- a CDS encoding CopG family transcriptional regulator; its protein translation is MKENRVTIKIPRPLYRRVSQVVQGSGFSSPTDFIVFVLRDLLGEKGVFEEPEEFSPEELRSIRRKLKNLGYLD
- a CDS encoding glycosyltransferase family 39 protein, yielding MKRAPFFLVLAIAAILYGWLLGVRWITPDEGAHLMDGRRILLDHVPVVDYAARMPLYCYILAASQAVFGHTLFAGRIVPLLATLLAGALVYRIAGRAGGEGTGTLGAILLLFSPLTIHYATVVQTQPLVMVFSLLAVAAAIRGGPLLFFAAGLSIGCAFYVRESALAALLALALFSLLYGGKRGLLRELFPLLGGFATLTALVALFYLRFMSPAEWWWSRLNPLAMPMEAARGVFTAASEAVSAPAYAAGLSGIRSGHSRPPSVEYLVVGFRFLLLPILAGVAGAVRGVRPVGEGEGEGEEGGVRRVVRVAALWLFTVALFYLYWFLVRGFYPGYFREFEPPLAVLGAIGVSRAFREAPPPTSAVVFAAASVTGALLIQGEVLPFWIEDYTLALASAVGFFFLSIRGDLGRGRWAAAAAGAAFILFLFFLLRRPPDGALRIGPYAGLLTGLLFLGGAWIVARTLDVRRVGARLLLALALFGLVYSAVYARNRGGVRFHAEWSPAVVERVGREVADHSDWGETVLSGAVIWEYLADRRPFHGIDHPLSLQSQEPYNERHLEVFEIFRRKPPAVVVIDGQTEKTYFRAPGLEALIRSTWAQTLRIDGPTPVEVWVRPPDADPPAPSSLSGATETPGTR
- the sat gene encoding sulfate adenylyltransferase, which gives rise to MAQIRAHGGRLVNRIAEGKERESLLEKVGSLPRIQLNEREVSDLEMIAIGAMSPLEGFMTREDYISVLDLKRFAKGLPWTIPVVLAVKEGDGDAYREGEKIALVGTGGEVLGVLDLEEKYRVDKLQEAEKILLTSDESHPGVQYLQSITDTYLGGPITLLQRPKHKRFENFRLDPIETRVLFKAKGWETVVAFQTRNPIHRAHEYLQKCALEIVDGLLVHPLVGATRSEDIPAEVRMDCYQALFENYYPSTRTALSIFPAAMRYAGPREAVFHALVRKNYGCSHFIVGRDHAGVGSFYGTYDAHYIFRDFDRYEIDITPMFFDHAFFCKKCGNMASSKTCPHGSEDHVFLSGTKVREMLGRGERPPVEFTRPEVAEILMNHYQNRDKEQNA